In Fusarium oxysporum Fo47 chromosome XI, complete sequence, the following are encoded in one genomic region:
- a CDS encoding pectin lyase fold/virulence factor → MLLFKYVLAVLPAALAKDIFVAPNGSSSGSGSSSSPLGDIQDAVNAASAGDTIYLRKGTYRPSKNIHFTKRGSSSKPYTIRSYNNEEVIIDGDKMPGTPAALGASLAGKDRGIFHVEKAEYWRFIHITLTKGPYGVYVKDSHNNYFERLTTHSNYETGFHMQNSISNNEIVYLDTYNNADPRNNGQNADGMAIKEGSGAGNIIRGIRSYENSDDGIDLYEFKSSVTILDNIIFDNGVNRWNFNPHRGDGIGIKLGGGSPANRANVNHVARNNFSFRNRRGFSDNNMPGDMTLIHNTAWKNREEGFNQRSSKATYENNLAANNAGSSSLSKQNTLNSVKGKGNNWEKGGSWQDADFKATSTSLVKGRRQADGKITRSDFLRPADGSNYGANTHWV, encoded by the coding sequence ATGCTTCTCTTCAAGTACGTTCTCGCCGTGCTGCCTGCAGCCCTGGCCAAGGACATTTTCGTCGCTCCCAATGGATCGAGCAGTGGTTCCGGCTCTAGCAGCTCCCCTCTTGGCGACATCCAGGATGCAGTTAATGCTGCCAGTGCAGGAGACACCATTTATCTCCGAAAAGGTACCTATCGCCCTTCTAAGAACATCCACTTCACCAAGAGAGGCTCCTCCAGCAAGCCCTACACCATCAGGTCCTACAACAatgaagaagtcatcattGACGGTGACAAGATGCCTGGTACTCCGGCTGCCCTTGGCGCCAGTCTCGCTGGCAAAGATCGCGGTATCTTTCATGTCGAGAAGGCAGAGTACTGGAGATTCATCCACATCACTCTCACCAAGGGCCCTTACGGTGTCTACGTGAAGGATTCACACAACAACTACTTCGAGCGCTTGACTACCCACAGCAACTACGAGACTGGTTTCCACATGCAGAACAGCATCTCGAACAACGAGATCGTCTATCTTGACACCTACAACAACGCTGATCCACGCAACAATGGCCAGAATGCTGATGGTATGGCTATCAAGGAAGGCTCTGGCGCTGGCAACATCATCCGTGGTATTCGCAGCTACGAGAATTCTGATGATGGTATCGATCTGTACGAGTTCAAATCTTCTGTCACCATCCTTGATAACATCATCTTCGACAACGGCGTGAACCGGTGGAACTTCAACCCTCACAGAGGAGATGGCATTGGAATCAAGCTCGGCGGTGGATCACCCGCCAACCGAGCCAACGTCAACCATGTCGCTCGCAACAACTTCTCCTTCCGCAATCGCCGTGGCTTCAGCGACAACAACATGCCCGGTGATATGACTCTCATCCACAACACTGCTTGGAAGAACCGTGAGGAAGGTTTCAACCAACGCTCTTCCAAGGCTACCTACGAGAATAACCTGGCTGCCAACAATGCCGGCTCCAGCAGCCTGAGCAAGCAGAACACGCTCAATTCGGTGAAGGGTAAGGGTAACAACTGGGAGAAGGGTGGATCTTGGCAGGATGCGGACTTCAAGGCTACTTCTACTAGCCTTGTCAAGGGACGTCGACAGGCGGATGGCAAGATCACTCGAAGTGACTTTCTTCGCCCTGCTGATGGCAGCAACTATGGCGCTAATACTCACTGGGTCTAA